In Leptolyngbya sp. O-77, the genomic window GGCATTTTGGGCGCGTTTGCGGCGGGGCTGATTCTGGCGGAAACCGAAAAGCGAGAGGAATTGGAAGAGCAGATTATTCCGATCGCCGATATGCTGGTGCCCATTTTCTTTGTGGTAGTCGGTGCGCGAACCGATGTCAGCGTGCTGAACCCGTTTAACCCTGAAAACCGTGAAGGGCTGATTATCGCGATTTTCTTGCTGGTGGTGGCGTTTTTGGGCAAGCTGGTGACGGGGTTGGGCGTGTTTGGCAAGCCGGGGATTAACCGACTGGCGATCGGCGTGGGCATGGTGCCTCGCGGCGAGGTGGGTCTGGTGTTTGTGGGCGTGGGTTCCGCAACGGGCGTGCTGTCGAAGTCGCTGGAAGCCGCCATTATCGTAATGGTGATCGGCACAACCTTTATTGCGCCCGCTCTGCTGCGGATTGTCTTTAAGGAGCCAGACTCGCCTTCTGAAGGGACGGCGATCGCCCCAGAGAGTGCAGAAGCGGGCGCAGTTTCAGCCGAATAACCCTATTTTTAGATAACGAAAATTTTCCGGTTTCTCTGACGTTGAGGAACCGGATTTTTCGTATGATCGTCGTTTAAAATATTGCCTGAAAAAACGATGAAGCAACAAAGACCGTTGGCGGTGCTCCTGTCTTTCGTGCTGACGGGATGCGGTTTTGCAGGTGAGGTGGTTCCCGAAGTCGCACCGACCGTAGGCGAGTTTTCCCTAGAAGAGAACAACCTCTACGGCTGCGGCATGGTGCTGTGGAAGCCAGACCGCACTGCACAGGGGCAGTACGTGTTTTTCAACGGCATTGAGGACGGCTCGATGCGAATGCTGATTGACGACGAACTGGTGGAATTTAGCCGGGTAGACGGCAGCGGACAAGATTTCTACGGACAACAAACGACGCAAACCTTTCGCAGCGCCGACGGAATGATCACGGCATCCGTGACGGTGACGCTGGGCGAAAAGGGCGAAATCGAAAGCGTGGCGATCGCCAACGGCACAATTCGGGTTGAGCGGGATGGGGCGACGGTCGAGGTTCCGGTCGTGGGCGATGCCGGGTGTTAGATAGGCGAGATTTAGAGGCGATCGCCCCTCTCCGCATCAAACCAGTGCAAATGCTCCGGCGGTAAGGACAACGCAATTTCTTCTGAACTCCACGCCGCATCGATTGGCAGCAGGGCGCGTAGCGTGCGATCGTTTGCGCCGGGAATGCGGACGCTGACGAGATTGTTCATGCCCAGGTGTTCGGTGAGGAACACGCTGCCGTTGATTAGAATGCGATCGCCCGTTCGAGCGAGGCGAACCTGTTCTGGACGAATGCCGAGGGTGACGGCAGAAAGAGACTTAAGGCGATCGGGCAAGGGAATTTTGGCATCGTTGAGCAGGGCAAACCCGTTTTCGCAGGTCAGGTCAAACAGGTTCATTTGGGGACTGCCGACGAAGCCTGCCACAAAGCGATTGGCAGGATGGCTGTAGATTTCCGCAGGCGGCGCAAGCTGCTGAAGTTCGCCATTATTCAAAACCGCCACTTTCGTTGAAAGGGTCATGGCTTCGGTCTGGTCGTGGGTGACGTAGACGACCGGAGCCTGCTGCGCCGCAAAAAGCTGCTTCAAGTCTGCCCGCACCTGCTCTCGCAGCAGCGCATCCAGGTTGCTGAGCGGCTCATCCAGCAAAAACACCTCCGGCTGCCGCACCAGCGCCCGACCCAGGGCAACCCGCTGCCGCTGCCCGCCCGAAAGCTGTCCTGGCTTGCGGTCTAGCAAGTTGCCCAGCCCCAGCACCTCGGACGCAGACGCGACCCGCTGCCGAATTTCTTCCGGTGGAACTCGTCGCAGCTTTAGCCCCGACGCGATGTTGTCAAACACCGACAGGTGCGGATAGAGCGCGTAGCTCTGGAACACCATCGCGATGTTGCGATCGCCCGGTGGGATGTTGGTAACGGGGCGATCGCCAATCACCACCTCGCCCCGCGTCGGCTGCTCCAGCCCCGCAATCATCCGCAAAATCGTAGACTTGCCGCAGCCCGACGGCCCCAGCAGCGTCAGAAACTCGCCGTCTCCCACTGCTAGGCTCAAATCTTTCACAGGCACTACGCTGGCGCTGTAGGTCTTGTTGAGGTGTTGCAGTTCGAGTTTAGACATGGGAGTTAGGAGTCAGGTGTCAGGTGCCAGGGGTTAGGGGTTAAATGCTGAAGGTTGCGTTTTGCTGAATAGCGTCAATCCTTTTTCAGGGTTGAGTGAAGGTTTAGCTGGGGGCAATGTTTTGCCACAATTCAGCGG contains:
- a CDS encoding ABC transporter ATP-binding protein; protein product: MSKLELQHLNKTYSASVVPVKDLSLAVGDGEFLTLLGPSGCGKSTILRMIAGLEQPTRGEVVIGDRPVTNIPPGDRNIAMVFQSYALYPHLSVFDNIASGLKLRRVPPEEIRQRVASASEVLGLGNLLDRKPGQLSGGQRQRVALGRALVRQPEVFLLDEPLSNLDALLREQVRADLKQLFAAQQAPVVYVTHDQTEAMTLSTKVAVLNNGELQQLAPPAEIYSHPANRFVAGFVGSPQMNLFDLTCENGFALLNDAKIPLPDRLKSLSAVTLGIRPEQVRLARTGDRILINGSVFLTEHLGMNNLVSVRIPGANDRTLRALLPIDAAWSSEEIALSLPPEHLHWFDAERGDRL